From a region of the Equus przewalskii isolate Varuska chromosome 2, EquPr2, whole genome shotgun sequence genome:
- the PRXL2B gene encoding LOW QUALITY PROTEIN: prostamide/prostaglandin F synthase (The sequence of the model RefSeq protein was modified relative to this genomic sequence to represent the inferred CDS: deleted 1 base in 1 codon), which yields MSTVDLARVGACVLKHALTGEAVELRSLWQEQACVVAGLRRFGCMVCRWIARDLSSLKGLLDQHGVRLVGVGPEALGLQEFLDGGYFAGELYLDESKQFYKELGFKRYTSLSILPAALGKPVRDVAAKAKAVGIQGNLSGDLLQSGGLLVVTKGGDKVLLHFVQKSPGDYVPQESILQALGISAEVCASAPPQCDEEACTR from the exons ATGAGCACCGTGGACCTTGCCCGCGTGGGCGCGTGTGTCCTGAAGCATGCGCTGACCGGGGAG GCCGTGGAGCTGCGGAGCCTGTGGCAGGAGCAGGCGTGCGTGGTGGCCGGCCTT CGGCGCTTCGGCTGCATGGTGTGTCGCTGGATCGCCCGGGACCTCAGCAGCCTCAAGGGGCTCCTGGACCAGCACGGAGTGCGCCTAGTGGGCGTGGGGCCAGAGGCCCTGGGCCTGCAAGAGTTCCTGGACGGTGGCTACTTCGCGGGAG AGCTGTACCTGGATGAGAGCAAACAGTTCTACAAGGAGCTGGGCTTTAAGCG GTACACCAGTTTGAGCATCCTGCCGGCTGCCCTGGGGAAGCCCGTGCGTGATGTGGCCGCCAAG gccaaGGCTGTCGGCATCCAAGGGAACCTGTCTGGAGACCTGCTGCAGAGTGGAGGGCTGCTGGTGGTCACCAAAG GTGGTGACAAAGTGCTGCTCCACTTTGTCCAGAAGTCCCCAGGCGACTATGTTCCCCAGGAGAGCATCCTGCAGGCCCTGGGCATCTCTGCGGAGGTCTGCGCCAGCGCGCCACCCCAG TGTGACGAGGAGGCGTGCACCAGGTGA